In Plutella xylostella chromosome 3, ilPluXylo3.1, whole genome shotgun sequence, the following proteins share a genomic window:
- the LOC105391651 gene encoding organic cation transporter protein translates to MKGKSEENLEKQGKVIDLSNILNYFGRYQYVQFFLACFPAMFVNLININFVFLAGDVNYRCKIPECDTSPPFDQHPPWWPDAAIDRCSRPMLDPASFSGVCSNTSFTGAVEACTEWVYENNSTMIADLDLACQPWKASLVGTVHNFGTMTSMLIAGWMSDRFGRKPALIVCAIAGCVGHLKPFATSYYMYIAVEYLESFVSGGANAAAMMSMIEISGPKYRLLAGVIFAYAVYLGEFIFAIAAMYIQDWKTLARVIYTPPLFFITYIYFIKESPRWQILNSKTEDAKKALKLIAEMNHINISQEELAKLDDQELKQKFNMEGYTKKESLKKIFGSREILKRLITAFMCRFSASFVYYGLMINSVYLPGNKYTNFMLATVMSFPGELVALYLMNKFGRKKPLICGFLLSGLFCVVTGYIPTEYKWATITCFLLGKMIIAVCFTGAVTYVMELFPTSARGCLLGVGAFASRLGSMLAPLTPLLMTVSPVLPSIFFGGSAILSGFLLTRTPETKDVPLLDTIDQVNASAKKRKQDKENLKAGIENYAYRSDSSYTHEQ, encoded by the exons ATGAAGGGGAAAAGTGAGGAAAACCTCGAGAAACAAGGAAAAGTGATAGATCTGTCTAACATTTTGAATTACTTCGGGAGGTACCAGTATGTTCAGTTCTTCCTGGCATGTTTCCCGGCCATGTTCGTCAATCTCATCAACATCAACTTCGTGTTTCTCGCTGGAGATGTCAATTATAG ATGCAAGATCCCCGAGTGCGATACCTCACCCCCCTTCGACCAGCACCCCCCGTGGTGGCCCGACGCTGCCATAGACCGGTGCTCCCGCCCTATGCTAGACCCGGCATCCTTCTCCGGAGTCTGTAGTAACACCAGCTTCACGGGCGCAGTGGAGGCCTGCACCGAGTGGGTCTACGAGAATAATAGCACTATGATCGCTGAT CTCGACCTGGCGTGTCAGCCGTGGAAGGCGAGCCTGGTGGGCACGGTGCACAACTTTGGGACCATGACGTCCATGCTGATCGCTGGGTGGATGTCCGACAG ATTTGGCCGCAAGCCAGCGCTGATCGTGTGCGCCATCGCCGGCTGCGTGGGGCATCTGAAGCCCTTCGCGACCTCCTACTACATGTACATAGCCGTGGAGTACCTCGAGTCCTTCGTCTCTGGAGGGGCCAACGCTGCTGCTATGATGTCCA TGATCGAAATATCCGGCCCGAAGTACCGTTTGCTGGCGGGCGTGATATTCGCGTACGCCGTGTACCTCGGCGAGTTCATCTTCGCCATCGCCGCCATGTACATCCAGGACTGGAAGACCCTGGCCCGGGTCATCTACACGCCTCCGCTCTTCTTCATCACCTACATCTACTTCATCAAGGAGAGCCCACGCTGGCAGATCCTCAACAGCAAAACCGAAGACGCGAAGAAGGCCCTCAAACTCATAGCCGAAATGAACCACATCAACATCTCTCAGGAAGAACTAGCGAAGTTGGATGACCAGGAATTAAAGCAGAAATTCAACATGGAAGGGTACACGAAGAAGGAGAGTTTGAAGAAGATTTTCGGTTCGCGGGAGATTCTGAAGCGTCTGATAACGGCGTTCATGTGCCGTTTCTCGGCCAGCTTCGTCTACTACGGGCTGATGATCAACTCGGTGTACCTCCCAGGGAACAAGTACACTAACTTCATGCTGGCCACAGTGATGTCGTTCCCTGGCGAGCTGGTGGCGTTGTATCTGATGAACAAGTTCGGGAGGAAGAAGCCGCTGATATGTGGCTTTCTACTGAGCGGGCTGTTCTGCGTTGTCACGGGGTATATTCCAACTG AATACAAATGGGCAACGATCACGTGCTTCCTGCTAGGCAAGATGATCATAGCCGTCTGCTTCACGGGCGCCGTGACGTACGTGATGGAGCTGTTCCCGACCAGCGCGCGCGGCTGTCTGCTGGGCGTGGGCGCCTTCGCGTCGCGCCTGGGCTCCATGCTGGCGCCCCTCACGCCGCTACTG ATGACAGTCTCCCCAGTGCTACCCTCTATATTCTTCGGAGGATCCGCGATACTGTCCGGGTTCCTTCTGACCAGGACCCCAGAGACCAAGGATGTCCCACTACTGGACACCATAGACCAGGTCAACGCTTCGGCCAAGAAGAGGAAACAGGACAAAGAAAACCTCAAAGCAGGCATAGAGAACTATGCGTACCGCAGTGATAGTAGTTACACGCATGAACAGTAG
- the LOC105391652 gene encoding glutathione S-transferase 2-like (The RefSeq protein has 1 substitution compared to this genomic sequence): MPVVKFYYFPIKALGEGPRLLLAYGGQEFQDIRVDKESWPEFKPKTKYGQMPILEIDGKQYAQSAAICRYLASRYGLAGADAEQNFEIDEAVDFFNDIRAKAAQVHYEEDEKVKEKRHETYSQTVYPDLLGKLHDIVQRNNGHLAANKLTWADFYFAGVYDYMKVMLRRPDLDQQYPGFAKVYETVYSLPKVKAFADAAPKTDF; encoded by the exons ATGCCGGTGGTAAAGTTCTACTACTTCCCGATCAAGGCTCTGGGCGAGGGGCCCCGGCTGCTGCTGGCCTACGGGGGACAGGAGTTCCAGGACATCCGCGTCGACAAGGAGAGCTGGCCCGAGTTCAAGCCCA AGACCAAGTACGGTCAGATGCCGATCCTCGAGATCGACGGCAAGCAGTACGCCCAGAGCGCCGCCATCTGCCGCTACCTGGCGTCCCGGTACGGCCTCACCGGCGCTGATGCGGAGCAGAACTTCGAGATTGACGAAGCTGTCGACTTCTTCAACGACATCCGCGCCA AGGCCGCCCAGGTCCACTACGAAGAAGACGAGAAGGTGAAGGAGAAGCGCCACGAGACCTACAGCCAGACCGTGTACCCGGACCTGCTGGGGAAGCTCCACGACATAGTGCAGAGGAACAACGGCCACCTGGCGGCCAACAAG ctGACCTGGGCTGACTTCTACTTCGCGGGCGTGTACGACTACATGAAGGTCATGCTGAGGAGGCCTGATCTTGACCAGCAGTACCCTGGGTTCGCGAAGGTTTACGAAACCGTCTACAGCCTGCCCAAGGTCAAGGCATTCGCTGACGCCGCACCCAAAACTGACTTCTGA